The following DNA comes from Phocoena sinus isolate mPhoSin1 chromosome 7, mPhoSin1.pri, whole genome shotgun sequence.
CAGTAACAGCAGGTGTTACCACTGCTAGATCAGGAGGAAGTTTTCCAttctaacaatttttaaattaaaaaagtaaaggaaaaattgACCTAAACAAATGATTACATGTTCATTCCTTGGGCACTTAACAGCGAGTCCAGCATGTCGAATGTGTCTTTGTAGTCCATATGCTGGCTGTTTGTACTGTACTCGTGATTGACATCAGGACCGTTGGTCTCCACTGGCTTCTTGTCCAGTTTCACGAGGGTGCTGAGATGTCCGTAGCCCACCTGGTATGTgacagggggaggagggggtaaGGGATGGTTAAAAACAGAGTTGTGAGAGGATACATACTGCTTAACAGAGGAGGAAGAACTAGATGAACTACCTGAACTTTTGGAACTTTTGCTCATTTTGGAGTGATGGTTGTGAGATGCATCATTGATATGCAGCTTCTTCCTTGAAGAGCTGGAACTAGAGGAAATGCCATCACTGCTCAGGCCAACAGGACTCCTCAGAACAGCGGGTGGTATCCCATCAGCACTGTGCTTGCTGCCACCACTGCTGCTGCCACTGTATGAGTGGGTATACTTGTGACTGCTGGGGTGGTGGCGGTTGGAAGGATGCTCCTTGTGCTTCTCCTTATGGTCCCTGCTAATATGCGGGCTGGAATGCTTGCTCTTCCCACTGCCTTCATCAGAAGAGCTGTGTCTTTCTGAGGAAGAaacttttatcttcattttcagtTCTTCTTTACTGACACTTTTATCAGTGGGTGGTATTGGAATCCGTAATTTCAGCGATCCACTCTTTTCCTTCTTATCTGCCAtatatttttcaggtttttcaGCATTTGTAAtgggaattttcattttaatgggaGAGGTTACAGAACTGCTGCTGGCTGCCTGGGACTGTACATGTTTGTGTTGCTGTTCTACCTGGGCAGCTATATAATGATCCCTTGCATCCAGATCAAGGGTTTCTAGCTTAcgtttttctctgtatttatctaAAGACATTTTCTGAGGAATTACTCCAGGAGTAGCAGAACTTGGCCCATGGTGTTTACTGCTTCCTGCTTTATGAGTATAATCTTGCTTAATAGAAGAATGGTCAGAAATTTTGTCAGGTCTGTGATGTAGTCCTGAATGCAGTGATACAGAAGGTGCCTGCTGGAAGTTGATGCTGTACTGGctaccagacaaagatgtctcCTGTTTCTGTGAATATATCTGTTCTGTCCTTGCCGACTCTTGATGTTGAGGCCATTCTTGGTGTGATGACAAACCATATGAGGTACTTGGCATTCCTGTTGCTAGCACTGACAAATTATCAGATGCATGGCTGTCTTGAACagaaatatttcctgaatttaGAGGTACTGGTGCAGGGAATGTTGATGTAGATGGTTTCTGAAAACTTGGGTTGGTAGGCACACCAGTAACACTATCTACTAAAATGGAATTCTGGACCAAAGATGAACCAAGAAGTGGTGTTTCTGATACTTGTCCATCTACTTTTGGTTTCTTAGCCGCCTGATTAGcctatttaaataaaacacagaagaagCAATGACAGCAAAGGAATTTAATACAAATTTCTTTGCTTATAAAAATTCTATATTaaatacatggaaataaaatcaCCTGGGGTTTCACTTTATGTTGCCAGTAAATAAATATCTTATTTGGAGGCATAAAAAGGATATAAATAGTTGAAAGCACTGGTTTTAAATTAGATGCAGACTAAATCCTAGCCCAGCATTTGAGAAAGGAATTTAACTCGTCTAAGCTTTAATTTCCCTGTTTGTAAAGTGAGGAGACTATTTCCACGGTAATcactatgagaattaaataaggaatttataaagtatttatagCAAAGTCTACTGGACACCGTAGTTGAATAAATTATGGGTAGCTTACGAAACACTGTAATTACTTACGAATACTGGAAATAAGAATATTTAACCACAAAAATTCAAACTGATTAGCTACGTAGTTAACAAATTGATGTTCTAAAAACCCGCCAATTCTCTTACCCTCCAGTTTCGAATCCTCTTCAACCTACTAGGCGTTTTCTCCAATATTTGTAGAAACTCATGTGTTAGCTctaaagataaaattcaaatttaaaacttaGAAGGTGCCTTTAGATTTAGAATTCTCTCAAGTGGGCAATATTAGAAAGAAAGCGCAAGAGTTCATCTACTTCACTATCACCCTCCTAATTCAACCATCAGCACATACAGAAGTAGACACAGCTCTGAACTGGTGTTTTCAaagatgaatcttaaaaaaatttgttttaaataaataaaacaaaacactccTCCCACACCCCCCTGATTTTACAGGCTTACTTAGAATCTCTGGAAAATttagtcacatttaaaaaattccttccGAATAGAAAATCTCTATTACGCAAACATCATAGTAATAATTGGGATGGGCAAGATCCATCAGTAGATTCTTTAAAATCAGTGGGCAAAAgtttaaggaaaaagagaatatttgtGTAATCCCAACATACCGTCCTCAAGATATTaattataaacagaaaatcagtaactTTACGACCGTAACCAAGTGATCATGATTATCATTACCAGCAATGACATATCAACATGATACCCCATGATAAAATGCACAGTAGGATAAAACccacttctgtggtattcttgccaGAAACGCATAACTTCACTCTAATAATGGGAAAACATGAGACAAAACTCCAATTGAGGAACATTTTATAAAGTAACTGACCATTCTTCTTCAAAGTGTCAAGgacatgaaagaaaaggaaagattgaAAAATTATCACAGATTAGAAGAGATTAAAGGGGCATGCCAACTAAATGGAACATGGGATTCTAGAATAGAAAAGTGGGGGAAATTTGAGTAAAATCTGTAGTTAA
Coding sequences within:
- the CCNT2 gene encoding cyclin-T2 isoform X7 codes for the protein MLQTLGFEITIEHPHTDVVKCTQLVRASKDLAQTSYFMATNSLHLTTFCLQYKPTVIACVCIHLACKWSNWEIPVSTDGKHWWEYVDPTVTLELLDELTHEFLQILEKTPSRLKRIRNWRANQAAKKPKVDGQVSETPLLGSSLVQNSILVDSVTGVPTNPSFQKPSTSTFPAPVPLNSGNISVQDSHASDNLSVLATGMPSTSYGLSSHQEWPQHQESARTEQIYSQKQETSLSGSQYSINFQQAPSVSLHSGLHHRPDKISDHSSIKQDYTHKAGSSKHHGPSSATPGVIPQKMSLDKYREKRKLETLDLDARDHYIAAQVEQQHKHVQSQAASSSSVTSPIKMKIPITNAEKPEKYMADKKEKSGSLKLRIPIPPTDKSVSKEELKMKIKVSSSERHSSSDEGSGKSKHSSPHISRDHKEKHKEHPSNRHHPSSHKYTHSYSGSSSGGSKHSADGIPPAVLRSPVGLSSDGISSSSSSSRKKLHINDASHNHHSKMSKSSKSSGSSSSSSSSVKQYVSSHNSVFNHPLPPPPPVTYQVGYGHLSTLVKLDKKPVETNGPDVNHEYSTNSQHMDYKDTFDMLDSLLSAQGMNM
- the CCNT2 gene encoding cyclin-T2 isoform X3, which codes for MASGRGASSRWFFTREQLENTPSRRCGVEADKELSYRQQAANLIQDMGQRLNVSQLTINTAIVYMHRFYMHHSFTKFNRNGEGGGLKLNIISPTALFLAAKVEEQARKLEHVIKVAHACLHPLEPLLDTKCDAYLQQTQELVLLETIMLQTLGFEITIEHPHTDVVKCTQLVRASKDLAQTSYFMATNSLHLTTFCLQYKPTVIACVCIHLACKWSNWEIPVSTDGKHWWEYVDPTVTLELLDELTHEFLQILEKTPSRLKRIRNWRANQAAKKPKVDGQVSETPLLGSSLVQNSILVDSVTGVPTNPSFQKPSTSTFPAPVPLNSGNISVQDSHASDNLSVLATGMPSTSYGLSSHQEWPQHQESARTEQIYSQKQETSLSGSQYSINFQQAPSVSLHSGLHHRPDKISDHSSIKQDYTHKAGSSKHHGPSSATPGVIPQKMSLDKYREKRKLETLDLDARDHYIAAQVEQQHKHVQSQAASSSSVTSPIKMKIPITNAEKPEKYMADKKEKSGSLKLRIPIPPTDKSVSKEELKMKIKVSSSERHSSSDEGSGKSKHSSPHISRDHKEKHKEHPSNRHHPSSHKYTHSYSGSSSGGSKHSADGIPPAVLRSPVGLSSDGISSSSSSSRKKLHINDASHNHHSKMSKSSKSSGGLRTSQHPRETGQEASGDQRS
- the CCNT2 gene encoding cyclin-T2 isoform X8, yielding MLLKIFSSIENDGALVIFVSTSKDLAQTSYFMATNSLHLTTFCLQYKPTVIACVCIHLACKWSNWEIPVSTDGKHWWEYVDPTVTLELLDELTHEFLQILEKTPSRLKRIRNWRANQAAKKPKVDGQVSETPLLGSSLVQNSILVDSVTGVPTNPSFQKPSTSTFPAPVPLNSGNISVQDSHASDNLSVLATGMPSTSYGLSSHQEWPQHQESARTEQIYSQKQETSLSGSQYSINFQQAPSVSLHSGLHHRPDKISDHSSIKQDYTHKAGSSKHHGPSSATPGVIPQKMSLDKYREKRKLETLDLDARDHYIAAQVEQQHKHVQSQAASSSSVTSPIKMKIPITNAEKPEKYMADKKEKSGSLKLRIPIPPTDKSVSKEELKMKIKVSSSERHSSSDEGSGKSKHSSPHISRDHKEKHKEHPSNRHHPSSHKYTHSYSGSSSGGSKHSADGIPPAVLRSPVGLSSDGISSSSSSSRKKLHINDASHNHHSKMSKSSKSSGSSSSSSSSVKQYVSSHNSVFNHPLPPPPPVTYQVGYGHLSTLVKLDKKPVETNGPDVNHEYSTNSQHMDYKDTFDMLDSLLSAQGMNM
- the CCNT2 gene encoding cyclin-T2 isoform X1, with translation MASGRGASSRWFFTREQLENTPSRRCGVEADKELSYRQQAANLIQDMGQRLNVSQLTINTAIVYMHRFYMHHSFTKFNRNGEGGGLKLNIISPTALFLAAKVEEQARKLEHVIKVAHACLHPLEPLLDTKCDAYLQQTQELVLLETIMLQTLGFEITIEHPHTDVVKCTQLVRASKDLAQTSYFMATNSLHLTTFCLQYKPTVIACVCIHLACKWSNWEIPVSTDGKHWWEYVDPTVTLELLDELTHEFLQILEKTPSRLKRIRNWRANQAAKKPKVDGQVSETPLLGSSLVQNSILVDSVTGVPTNPSFQKPSTSTFPAPVPLNSGNISVQDSHASDNLSVLATGMPSTSYGLSSHQEWPQHQESARTEQIYSQKQETSLSGSQYSINFQQAPSVSLHSGLHHRPDKISDHSSIKQDYTHKAGSSKHHGPSSATPGVIPQKMSLDKYREKRKLETLDLDARDHYIAAQVEQQHKHVQSQAASSSSVTSPIKMKIPITNAEKPEKYMADKKEKSGSLKLRIPIPPTDKSVSKEELKMKIKVSSSERHSSSDEGSGKSKHSSPHISRDHKEKHKEHPSNRHHPSSHKYTHSYSGSSSGGSKHSADGIPPAVLRSPVGLSSDGISSSSSSSRKKLHINDASHNHHSKMSKSSKSSGSSSSSSSSVKQYVSSHNSVFNHPLPPPPPVTYQVGYGHLSTLVKLDKKPVETNGPDVNHEYSTNSQHMDYKDTFDMLDSLLSAQGMNM
- the CCNT2 gene encoding cyclin-T2 isoform X4, which translates into the protein MASGRGASSRWFFTREQLENTPSRRCGVEADKELSYRQQAANLIQDMGQRLNVSQLTINTAIVYMHRFYMHHSFTKFNRNIISPTALFLAAKVEEQARKLEHVIKVAHACLHPLEPLLDTKCDAYLQQTQELVLLETIMLQTLGFEITIEHPHTDVVKCTQLVRASKDLAQTSYFMATNSLHLTTFCLQYKPTVIACVCIHLACKWSNWEIPVSTDGKHWWEYVDPTVTLELLDELTHEFLQILEKTPSRLKRIRNWRANQAAKKPKVDGQVSETPLLGSSLVQNSILVDSVTGVPTNPSFQKPSTSTFPAPVPLNSGNISVQDSHASDNLSVLATGMPSTSYGLSSHQEWPQHQESARTEQIYSQKQETSLSGSQYSINFQQAPSVSLHSGLHHRPDKISDHSSIKQDYTHKAGSSKHHGPSSATPGVIPQKMSLDKYREKRKLETLDLDARDHYIAAQVEQQHKHVQSQAASSSSVTSPIKMKIPITNAEKPEKYMADKKEKSGSLKLRIPIPPTDKSVSKEELKMKIKVSSSERHSSSDEGSGKSKHSSPHISRDHKEKHKEHPSNRHHPSSHKYTHSYSGSSSGGSKHSADGIPPAVLRSPVGLSSDGISSSSSSSRKKLHINDASHNHHSKMSKSSKSSGGLRTSQHPRETGQEASGDQRS
- the CCNT2 gene encoding cyclin-T2 isoform X6 — protein: MKYPRAYLQQTQELVLLETIMLQTLGFEITIEHPHTDVVKCTQLVRASKDLAQTSYFMATNSLHLTTFCLQYKPTVIACVCIHLACKWSNWEIPVSTDGKHWWEYVDPTVTLELLDELTHEFLQILEKTPSRLKRIRNWRANQAAKKPKVDGQVSETPLLGSSLVQNSILVDSVTGVPTNPSFQKPSTSTFPAPVPLNSGNISVQDSHASDNLSVLATGMPSTSYGLSSHQEWPQHQESARTEQIYSQKQETSLSGSQYSINFQQAPSVSLHSGLHHRPDKISDHSSIKQDYTHKAGSSKHHGPSSATPGVIPQKMSLDKYREKRKLETLDLDARDHYIAAQVEQQHKHVQSQAASSSSVTSPIKMKIPITNAEKPEKYMADKKEKSGSLKLRIPIPPTDKSVSKEELKMKIKVSSSERHSSSDEGSGKSKHSSPHISRDHKEKHKEHPSNRHHPSSHKYTHSYSGSSSGGSKHSADGIPPAVLRSPVGLSSDGISSSSSSSRKKLHINDASHNHHSKMSKSSKSSGSSSSSSSSVKQYVSSHNSVFNHPLPPPPPVTYQVGYGHLSTLVKLDKKPVETNGPDVNHEYSTNSQHMDYKDTFDMLDSLLSAQGMNM
- the CCNT2 gene encoding cyclin-T2 isoform X9, producing the protein MATNSLHLTTFCLQYKPTVIACVCIHLACKWSNWEIPVSTDGKHWWEYVDPTVTLELLDELTHEFLQILEKTPSRLKRIRNWRANQAAKKPKVDGQVSETPLLGSSLVQNSILVDSVTGVPTNPSFQKPSTSTFPAPVPLNSGNISVQDSHASDNLSVLATGMPSTSYGLSSHQEWPQHQESARTEQIYSQKQETSLSGSQYSINFQQAPSVSLHSGLHHRPDKISDHSSIKQDYTHKAGSSKHHGPSSATPGVIPQKMSLDKYREKRKLETLDLDARDHYIAAQVEQQHKHVQSQAASSSSVTSPIKMKIPITNAEKPEKYMADKKEKSGSLKLRIPIPPTDKSVSKEELKMKIKVSSSERHSSSDEGSGKSKHSSPHISRDHKEKHKEHPSNRHHPSSHKYTHSYSGSSSGGSKHSADGIPPAVLRSPVGLSSDGISSSSSSSRKKLHINDASHNHHSKMSKSSKSSGSSSSSSSSVKQYVSSHNSVFNHPLPPPPPVTYQVGYGHLSTLVKLDKKPVETNGPDVNHEYSTNSQHMDYKDTFDMLDSLLSAQGMNM
- the CCNT2 gene encoding cyclin-T2 isoform X5 — its product is MEIISPTALFLAAKVEEQARKLEHVIKVAHACLHPLEPLLDTKCDAYLQQTQELVLLETIMLQTLGFEITIEHPHTDVVKCTQLVRASKDLAQTSYFMATNSLHLTTFCLQYKPTVIACVCIHLACKWSNWEIPVSTDGKHWWEYVDPTVTLELLDELTHEFLQILEKTPSRLKRIRNWRANQAAKKPKVDGQVSETPLLGSSLVQNSILVDSVTGVPTNPSFQKPSTSTFPAPVPLNSGNISVQDSHASDNLSVLATGMPSTSYGLSSHQEWPQHQESARTEQIYSQKQETSLSGSQYSINFQQAPSVSLHSGLHHRPDKISDHSSIKQDYTHKAGSSKHHGPSSATPGVIPQKMSLDKYREKRKLETLDLDARDHYIAAQVEQQHKHVQSQAASSSSVTSPIKMKIPITNAEKPEKYMADKKEKSGSLKLRIPIPPTDKSVSKEELKMKIKVSSSERHSSSDEGSGKSKHSSPHISRDHKEKHKEHPSNRHHPSSHKYTHSYSGSSSGGSKHSADGIPPAVLRSPVGLSSDGISSSSSSSRKKLHINDASHNHHSKMSKSSKSSGSSSSSSSSVKQYVSSHNSVFNHPLPPPPPVTYQVGYGHLSTLVKLDKKPVETNGPDVNHEYSTNSQHMDYKDTFDMLDSLLSAQGMNM
- the CCNT2 gene encoding cyclin-T2 isoform X2; its protein translation is MASGRGASSRWFFTREQLENTPSRRCGVEADKELSYRQQAANLIQDMGQRLNVSQLTINTAIVYMHRFYMHHSFTKFNRNIISPTALFLAAKVEEQARKLEHVIKVAHACLHPLEPLLDTKCDAYLQQTQELVLLETIMLQTLGFEITIEHPHTDVVKCTQLVRASKDLAQTSYFMATNSLHLTTFCLQYKPTVIACVCIHLACKWSNWEIPVSTDGKHWWEYVDPTVTLELLDELTHEFLQILEKTPSRLKRIRNWRANQAAKKPKVDGQVSETPLLGSSLVQNSILVDSVTGVPTNPSFQKPSTSTFPAPVPLNSGNISVQDSHASDNLSVLATGMPSTSYGLSSHQEWPQHQESARTEQIYSQKQETSLSGSQYSINFQQAPSVSLHSGLHHRPDKISDHSSIKQDYTHKAGSSKHHGPSSATPGVIPQKMSLDKYREKRKLETLDLDARDHYIAAQVEQQHKHVQSQAASSSSVTSPIKMKIPITNAEKPEKYMADKKEKSGSLKLRIPIPPTDKSVSKEELKMKIKVSSSERHSSSDEGSGKSKHSSPHISRDHKEKHKEHPSNRHHPSSHKYTHSYSGSSSGGSKHSADGIPPAVLRSPVGLSSDGISSSSSSSRKKLHINDASHNHHSKMSKSSKSSGSSSSSSSSVKQYVSSHNSVFNHPLPPPPPVTYQVGYGHLSTLVKLDKKPVETNGPDVNHEYSTNSQHMDYKDTFDMLDSLLSAQGMNM